The nucleotide sequence AAGGCCGATGCGGGTGAGGTGTTCATCTCCGGCCAGAAAACCGCGATACCTGATAGCCAGGCCGCCATTGCCGCAGGCATCGGGATGGTGTTCCAGCACTTCAAGTTGGTGGAAAACTTCACCGTGCTGGAAAACGTGGTTCTCGGGGCGGAAAGCGGCGCGCTGCTTGGCCCCTCGCTGGCGCAGGCCCGCAAAGAGCTGACCCAGCTGGCCGCAAATTACGAATTGAACGTCGACCCTGACGCGCTGATCGAAAATATCGGTGTCGGTATGCAGCAGCGTGTGGAAATCCTCAAAGCGCTCTACCGCCAAGCCGACATCCTGATCCTTGACGAGCCGACGGGCGTGCTGACCCCCGCCGAGGCCGACCACCTGTTCCGCATCCTTGAAGGGCTGAAGGCGCAGGGCAAAACGATCATCCTGATCACCCACAAGCTGCGCGAGATCATGGAGGTGACCGACACCGTGTCGGTCATGCGGCGCGGCGAGATGACGGCGACCGTCAAGACGTCCGAGACCTCGCCGCCGGAACTGGCAGAGCTGATGGTCGGCCGCAAAGTGCTGCTGCGCGTCGACAAAACCCCGGCCCAGCCCAAAGACATGGTATTGGACGTGCAAAACCTCGAAGTCACTGATGGCAAAGGGGTAAAGCGGCTCAAAGGTGTGTCGCTCAACGTCCGTGCCGGCGAAATTTTGGGCATCGCGGGTGTTGCTGGAAACGGCCAGTCGGAACTGCTGGAGGTGCTGGGTGGCATCCAAACTGCGACCGGCACAATCACCGTGAATGGGCAGGAAATCGACCTGACCGGCAAGCAATCCGACGGGCGCTCCCGCCGGGCGCGCGGCATCGCACATGTGCCCGAAGACCGGCAGCGAGAGGGCCTGATCATGGACTTCCGCGCCTGGGAAAACGTGGCCTTCGGCTACCACCATGAGGAGGAGTACAACTCCGGCATGCTCATGGATCAGGCCGCCATCAAGGCAGACGCCGCGGGCAAGTTTGAACGCTTCGATGTGCGGCCTGACAATCCGCTGTTGGAGGCAAAGAACTTTTCCGGCGGCAACCAGCAAAAGATTGTTCTGGCGCGCGAGATTGAACGCAACCCTGACCTGCTGCTGGTGGGCCAACCCACTCGCGGGGTCGACATCGGCGCAATTGAGTTCATCCACCAACGCATCGTGGAGCTGCGCGACGCGGGCAAGGCGATCTTGCTTGTCTCGGTCGAGCTGGAGGAAATCCTGTCGCTGTCAGACCGCATCGCCGTGATCTTTGACGGGCAAATCATGGGCGAGCGCCTCCCATCCGAGACCGACGAGAAAGAGCTTGGATTGATGATGGCCGGCATGTCTGGCCTAGAAAAGAAGGCGTCCTGATATGCAAGCAATGCCAAAATGGGCAGATCTGGTGTTGGTGCCGGTTGTAGGCCTGATCATGGCCTTCATCTGCTCGGGTCTGATGATCGTTGTCACCGGCCATGACCCCGTGGAAGCGGTGACCTTGATGGTGCAAGGCTCTGTTGGGTCAACCTACGCGTGGGGCTTTACGCTCTATTACGCGACCAACTTCATCTTCACCGGGCTCGCTGTGGCCGTCGCATTCCATGCCGCGATGTTCAACATCGGTGGCGAGGGGCAAGCGGCCCTTGGCGGATTGGGCGTCGCGCTGGTCTGCCTCTTCATCCCCTGGCCGCATTGGACCCTCGCGCTTCTGGGCGCAACAATGGCGGGCGCGGCGTTTGGCGCGCTTTGGGCCACCCTGCCCGCATGGTTGCAGGCCCGGCGCGGCAGCCACATCGTGATCACCACAATCATGTTCAACTTCATCGCCGCCGCGCTTTTGAACTACGTGCTGGTCAACGTGCTGCGCCCTGCCGGCGCGATGGATCCGGCCACGGCGAAATTCCCGGAGCCCACCCATTTGCCGCTGCTCAGCGACTGGCTGAACGCGGTCGGCATCCCGTTTGCGGCCCGCACGCCGGCCAATGTGACCTTGCTCATAGCGCTTCTGGCCTGTGTCTTCGTCTACCTTCTGATCTGGCGCAGCAAGCTGGGGTTCGAAATCCGGTCGCTCGGCAAGTCGGAGTCCGCGGCGGTCTATGCAGGCATTTCGCCCGCAAAGATCATCATGATCTCCATGATGATCTCGGGCGGGCTGGCAGGGCTCATGGCCATCAACAACGTGATGGGCGAGGCTGAACGGCTGGTCCTGAACTCGGTCGAGGGCGCGGGGTTCATCGGCATTGCGGTCGCGCTTATGGGCCGGTCTCACCCGATTGGCATTGTCTTCGCCGCGCTGCTCTTTGGCGCGCTTTATCAAGGCGGCGCCGAGCTTGGCCTTTGGACCCAAATCCCGCGCGAGCTGGTGGTCGTCATTCAGGCGCTGGTCATCTTGTTCACGGGTGCGTTGGACCAGATGATCCGCATGGCGGTGCAGCGGTTGTTCTTCTCCAAACGCAAGGCGGGGGCGTAACACATGGACTTTCTGACAATCCTGCAAATCCTCGACTCAACCGTGCGGCTTGCAACCCCGCTGCTGCTGGCTTGCCTGGCAGGTCTCTATTCGGAACGAGGCGGCATCTTCGACATCGGCCTCGAAGGCAAGATGCTCGCGGCGGCATTTGCCTCCGCCGCCGTGGCGTTTTTGACCGGCTCCGTCTGGATAGGCCTGCTCGCTGGCATCGGTGCGTCGGTCATGCTGTCCATATTGCATGGCCTCGCCTCCATCACATTCCGCGGCAATCAGCTGATCTCGGGTGTTGCAATCAACTTCTTGGCCTCCGGTCTCACCGTCGTTGTCGGGCTATCAATTTTCCGCTTGGGGGGACGCACACCTGCGCTCACTGACGGCGCAAGGTTTGAAAGCGTGTCGCTGCCATTCTCCGGATTGCTTGGCGACGTGCCGCTTTTCGGCCCCATCTATGTGGAGCTTCTGTCCGGCCACACCATGCTGGTTTACGTGGCCATGCTCTGCGTGCCGCTCAGCTGGTTCGTGCTGTTTCGCACCCGGTTCGGGCTGCGGTTGCGCGCCGTGGGGGAGAACCCGGCCGCGGTCGACACGGCCGGTATCTCGGTCATCCGGCTGCGCTACACGGCGGTCATCATCTGTGGGGTCCTCTGCGGCATTGCGGGGGCCTATCTGGCCACCGGGCTTGCGGCTGGCTTCGTCAAGGAAATGAGCGCCGGCCGCGGCTTCATCGCGCTTGCCGCGCTGATCTTTGCCAAATGGCGGCCGGTACAGGCGCTGGGGGCGACACTGCTGTTCGGCCTCCTCGAGGCGATCTCGAACCGCTACCCCAACATCGATATCCCGGCCTCCATGCTGATCATCATCCTGGTGCTGCTCGCCGCGGGGCTGCTGTACGCGGGGCGCAAGTCCCGTCTGGATCTGGCGGTGTTGGGCGGGTTGGCTGCCCTGCTGATCGGGGCGGCGGTCTCGGTCTTTGTGTCATCCGGTCTGTCGGGGACGGCAACATTGCCCAGCCAATTCATGCAGGCGCTGCCCTATATACTGACGGTGGTGATTCTCGCGGGGTTCGTTGGCAAGGCGGTTCCTCCGCGCGCCGGTGGGCAACCCTACGTCAAAGAGCGCTAAGCTCGGTCCCAGTTTTCGTCAACGCTGCGCTGCAGCAAGTATTTGCGGCTGGACCTATCAATTGGCATTGCCCTGACCATCTGGACGGGTCTAAGGGAGGCATATGCAAATCTACCTGCCCATAGCCGAGGTCTCGGTCAACGCGTTCCTGTTGCTGGGGCTGGGCGGGCTTGTGGGCATCTTGTCCGGCATGTTTGGCGTCGGCGGCGGCTTCCTGATGACGCCGCTGTTGTTCTTCATCGGCATTCCCCCCGCCGTGGCCGTGGCGACCGAGGCGAACCAGATCGTGGCGTCCTCATTCTCCGGTGTGCTGGCGCATCTCAGGCGGAAGTCGGTGGATCTCCGAATGGGCACGGTCCTCCTGATCGGAGGGCTGGTTGGCGCGGCCCTCGGGGTCCAGTTGTTCGCCGCCCTGCGCGAGATGGGCCAGGTCGATCTGCTGGTGAAGCTTTGCTACGTGGTTTTTCTGGGCATTATCGGCGGGTTGATGTTCTTCGAAAGCCTTAAGGCCATTCGCCGCGCCAAGGGCGCGCATACGGTGCCCGCCCGCAAAAAACACGGGTTGGTCCACGCGTTGCCGCTCAAAATGAAATTCCGCACCTCGGGGCTGTATATCTCTGTCATCCCGCCGGTGCTGGTCGGCGTCTTTGTGGGCATTCTGGCGGCCATTATGGGCGTCGGCGGCGGCTTCATTATGGTGCCTGCGATGATCTACTTGCTGGGCATGCCCACCAAGGTGGTGGTTGGTACATCGCTGTTCCAGATCATCTTTGTGACCGGCTTCACCACGCTGATGCATGCGACCACAAACTACACGGTCGACATGGCTTTGGCGGTGCTGCTGCTGGTCGGTGGCGTGATCGGCGCGCAAATCGGCACCCGCATCGGCGCGCGGCTGAAGGCGGAGCAACTTCGCATCCTGCTGTCGATCATGGTGCTGGCGGTCTGCTTCAAGCTGGCGCTTGATCTGCTGATCATGCCGTCCGAGCTGTACTCCATCGGCGCGGCGGGGTCGCACTGATGCGCGCGCTGCTGGCCTCCCTGCTGATCTTGATCACCGCCGCCGCGGCGCAGGCCGAAAAGGTGGTTGCCGATCTGTCTCTGCGCGACGTAGAGATCAACGCCAATTTCGACGGGTCTGACATCCTGATTTACGGCGCGATCAAAGGTGCCAAAGAAGACTCCGGCCTTGCCCCGCTCGACGTGATCATCGCCATATCCGGCCCTGCTGGCCCGGTGACCGTCCGCAAGAAAGACCGCCGCTTTGGCATCTGGGTCAACACGGAATCCATCGAGGTGGATCGCGCACCCAGCTTCTACGCCGTCGCCTCGACCGGGAAACTGGAGGACACGCTGTCGTATAATGACGACGTGAGGTTTCAGGTCTCGATCCCGCGCGCGATCTACTCGGTCGGCGCCCCTGCCGAGATCGAGGACCCCGCCAGCTTTTCCGAGGCGTTGATCCGTATCCGGAAGGGCAACAACCTCTATCAACAGCTCGACAACACGGTGCAGCTGTTCGACCAGACGCTGTTTTCAACGACCATCGACATGCCCGCCAATCTGGTCGAGGGCACCTACCCCACCCGCATTTTTCTAACCCGGGAGGGCGAGGTCGTGGCCCGTCTGGCCACCTTTATCGACGTGCGCAAAGTGGGTTTGGAACGTTGGATATATGATCTGGCGCATAACCAGCCGCTGATCTACGGCATCCTGTCTTTGGTGATCGCGATCACTGCGGGCTGGTTGGCATCGGCCTTCTTCCGCTATCTTCGGTTCTGAGCGTAAAAATTTTCGACGAAAAATTTTACGCCCCCGGCTCCGGTTCCGCCTCCAAGGTGAGCGGTGCGGGCGCAACCGTGCTGAGATCACTGGTGTCCAGAGCGGCCGTCGGCCGCGACAAGCGGTTGCGGGTGATCCACAACAGCCGGTTCTCCGCCCGCGTGATGGCGACATAGGCCAGACGTTTCCAGACAGGTTGCCCAGCCTCCGACCGGCCAGAGCGCGCGGCGGCGTAAAGATCGGGGGCAAAGACCTGCACCGTGTCCCATTGAGAGCCTTGCGCTTTGTGAATGGTCACCGCCGCCCCATGCAGAAACGCGGCCCCCATGCGGGCGGCGAAGGGGATGAACGGCTCTTCCTCATCGGGCGCTTCGATTTTGATGATCGAGGCGGCGGAGACCTGCGGGTCCTCCGCCCCCATGACATGCAGCCGCGAAAAACCGGGCTTCTTGCCCGGCCCCATATAGACAACCTGCGCGCCTTTCACGAGGCCGCGCGCCTCCAGATCAATGCGCTTCTTGCGGTGCTTTGCTGGCAGCTCGATCCCGTCGCAAATCAACGGCTCGCCGGGTAGCAGCGTGTCCACCGTCGCGCCGTATGCCCCGCGCCACGCCTGGATCAGCCGGATGCGCGTCGCATTGCGCCAAACCAGCACTGGGGAGCGTGCCATCAGGTCGGCCTCCACCCGTTCGGCGTAAACCACGCGGTCGTCTTTCAGCGACGCCTCGCGGACCAGTTTTTCGAATTGGCCAAAATCGACCGACGGGTCGGCAAGCGCATGCGCCAGATCTAGGATCGGGTTGTCAGCGTCCTGCCGGTGCACGCGGCTCAGCTCCAGCCGCCGCCCATCTTTCAACGTGTCGAACACCATGTCGCCATTGCTGCCCACCGGGGCCAACTGCGCGGGGTCGCCGAACAAAACCAGCGTTGGAAAAATCTCGCGTAGGTCCTCGAACTGCTTCTCATCCAGCATCGAGCTTTCGTCAACGAACCCGATATCCAGCGGGTCCTCCCGCCGCTTCCAGCCCTGAATGAAGTCAGACCCACGCAAACCCGCCGCGGCCAAGGCGCCGGGGATGGATTTATGCGCGTCGTAAAACGCCTTCGCCCGGTCGAGCGCGGCATCCGCCAGCCCCTCGACCTCGGGCCTGTCGCCTTGGCCTGCCAGCCAGTCGGCAATCAGCTCGTAATCGGGGTCATAGAGCGGCGTGTAAAGAATGCGGTGAATGGTGGTGGCCGGCACGCCGCGGTTGCGCAGCACGCTGGCCGCCTTGTTGGTCGGCGCCAGCACCGCCAGCGTGCGGCGGTCCTTGCGGGCCTTGCCCTCATAGTCGCCCGACACCAGATCGACGCCTGACGCGGTGACCGCGTTCACCAATTCTGACAGCAGCAGCGTCTTGCCCGACCCCGCCTTGCCGACAATCGCCATCACCTGGTCACGGTCTTCCTGCAACGGCATCGTGTCGCCCGAGGTGATGTCCACGCCCGCCCGCCCAAGCAGGTCGGCGACGGCGTCATACGCCTCCGCCTGATCGTCCGAATAGGTAATTTGCGCGGGCGTTGACATGGGCCGAACCCTACCCCCGCGCGGGCCCCGCCGCCAGTGGTTTTGCGCCTTACGCGGCCAGCGAAATCGCGCCGCCGAAGGCGCGGCCAAACCAAAGCTGCGACAGGTCACGGCTGACGCCAGCGGCAGCGCACATCTTCCCCAGAATGGCGTCGTCAAACGCCCAAAGCCCCGCGCTGATGGCCTCACGCCCTTTGCCCTCGGTGCCCAGAATATCCGGCTCCCATCCCAGCTTGCGGTAGATGCGCACCATCCGCGCGTCAAAGACGCCAATGGAATGGCTCAGGCCAAACCCCACGCCCAATTGCGCCCCTGCCATCATCAGAAGCGCGGCAATCCGCCCGCCATCCGCTGCATCAGGCGAAACGCAGAACCGCGTCGTCTCCCACACTGTGGGGGCGCAAATTTCGCCGCCCGCAAGATGGGAGAAATGGTCGTTCACCATCGTGTCGCCGGTCGTCGGCAGAAACCGCATCGATCCGCCGTGCTTACCGCCGTCATCCCAGATCACATAAAGCGGGTTCAGCGGGTCATATTGGTCATGTTCAAACCCGTTCGCATCGACCGTGACCTCCCATTTCAGGCGGTCATGAAACTGTGTCGCGCGGTCACGCAGCATGGTGGATTTCAAGGTGGGGTAGGCATTCAGGTCGTCTCCGTAGATGTAGCGGATCATTGCGGGCTCCTCTGTCCAGATCAGGACAAGAGGGGTCGCATGTCATGGGTAACGGGCCATTAACCATGAGTTCGCACTATGGGCGATATCGGCAACGGGGCCGGTCGGCCGGTCAAGGATTTGTCGGAGGAGGAAATGGTCGTCAGGGGCGTCGACTTAGACGACAATCAGCCCGTAGGTGACGGCCATTGCGACGGCATGCACCGTGTTGGAGGCGCCAAGCTTGAACCGCGCACTCTCGATGTAAACGCGCAAGGTGTTTTCCGAAATTTGCAGCGCCTCGGCCACACCGGCGCGGTTATGGCCCAAGGCCAACAAGGTCAGCGTGTCTTTCTCGCGGGGGCTTAACGCGCGCACGGGACCCTGGCTCGGGCCGCCCTCGATCTCCAGCGCTTTTTCGTTGAGGTAATGGGCGATAAGGATCAGGTCGCCGACCCGCTCGTCCGTATATTTGGCCCAAGCCTCGTCCGTGTCTTTCTGGTTCGCTGAAAACAGCGCAAACTGTCCGGACGGGCCGCGGATGGGGATGGAAAAGCCCTGATTTCCAAGGCCCGCGTCGACCGCCTCGCCCATGAAGTCGCGGCTGGCCTTGTTCGACCAATCCAGCGCCTTCCAGTCAATCGGGGTGAAACATTTGTAGCAGCCCTGGACCACTGGATCGATCCGTTCGTAACCCTTGTCGATGTAGCGTTCGACCCAGTCGGGCGCGTAAGTCAGAGCGGCGTATTGCCCGCCGCTGGCGTTCACCGAGTGGTATACGAGATTTTCAATGTCGTAGACGTCCCGGAGGCCTTCAACGAAGGTCTGTAACTCTTCAAGCGTTTTCGCTTGTGAAAGTGCTTCTTGCATGTCCACGAGCTTGTTCAAACTCACCTACCCTCATTTGCTCGGGCGTGTGGTGTGCGGATAGCTCACGGGCAGCCAGAGCAATCGTATCATCAAGCCGGTCTGCAAGCTTCCCCATGGAATTGGTCGCTGAAAATTTCTGCAGATCTGTTAGTACGTCGATAATCCAATCATTCGTCATGCCAGTGTCCCTCTGAACAGTTAATGTATGGTTAACGACAGTCTATCAGCCAAATGTTGCCGAAAGGTATTCGCAGTTTTCACTTCACCATAAATGGCGAGGTCGCGATTTCTAACATGTTGAAATGAGGGACCCACCGCGTTGGGCGCAAAAGAAAGCCCCGCAAATCAGGTGATTCGCGGGGCACGTTACGTCGAGGTCAACAGGCAGGACGCCTTTAGCTGCGGCTGGCCTCCAATGTGTCCTCAAATGTGGACAAACCGGTGCGCGGGGCCGTGACCAGCACCGCCATGTTGCCGGGCTTATGCTCGTTGCGCAGCATTTTGGTGTGGGCCTGCGGGATTTCGTTCCATGGGAACACTTCCGACATGCACGGGTCCAAACGGCGCTCCACCATCAGTTGGTTGGCGGCGGACGCTTGCTTGAGATGCGCGAAGTGCGACCCCTGCACCCGCTTCTGGTGCATCCACAGATAGCGCGCGTCCATCGTCAGGTTGTAGCCCGTGGTGCCCGCGCAAATGACGACCATGCCGCCCTTTTTGCAGACGAACACCGACGCCGCCATGGTGCTTTCGCCCGGATGCTCGAACACCATATCCACGTTGTTGCCCTTGCCGGTGATGTCCCAGATGGCCTTGCCGAACTTGCGGACCTCGCCGAACCATTCCTTGTACTCGGGCGAGTTCACCGTGGGCATCTGCCCCCAGCAGTTGAAATCCTTGCGGTTCAGCACGCCCTTGGCGCCCAGCCCCATGACAAAGTCACGCTTGCTTTCATCCGAGATCACGCCAATCGCATTCGCGCCGGCCGTGTTCGCCAGTTGGATCGCGTAAGAGCCCAGACCGCCAGACGCGCCCCAGACCAGAACGTTCTGCCCCGGCTTCAGCTCATGCGGGTGGTGGCCGAACAGCATGCGGTATGCAGTCGCCAAGGTCAGCGTGTAACACGCGCTTTCTTCCCACGACAGGTGCTGCGGGCGTGGCATCAGCTGCTGGCTCTGCACCGTGGTAAACTGCGCGAATGACCCGTCGGGCGTCTCGTAGCCCCAAATCCGCTGCGAGTTGGAAAACATCGGGTCGCCGCCGTTGCAGTGCTCGTCGTCGCCGTCATCCTGGTTGCAGTGGATCACCACCTCGTCGCCAACCTTCCAGCGGGTGACCTTGTCGCCCACGGCCCAGACGATGCCAGACGCATCAGAACCGGCGATGTGGTAGGGCTCGCCATGTACGTCAAACGGGCTCAGCGGCACGCCGAGGCCCGCCCAGACGCCGTTGTAGTTGACCCCGGCGGCCATCACCAGAACGACAACCTCGTGGCTGTCGGGCTGTTTGACGTCAACGACCTCGGACAGGAAGGCCTGCTCAGGCTCGCCATGGCGCTCGCGGCGGATCGCCCAGGCGTACATCTGCTTTGGCACATGACCCAACGGAGGGATTTCGCCGACCTCATAGAGGTCCTTCACGGGGGCATCATATTCCATAACGGGGTCTCGCACATCTAAGGCCATGGCCGGGGTTCCTCATTCTTTCATGCTGCCGCGCAGAATCAAATGCTGCGCCGCCAATAAGGACGGTCTACAAAGGCAAAAGTAAGATTACAACCCTTTTGGGTTTATTTTTGTAATTTTATGTCGCCGGCCTGTTTCGGCCGAAAATGCGCGATAGAGCCCGCATAGTATGGCATCAGCTCTGCATATTTGCCGGTCAGCTTCAGCACATCACCGTCGATCAACAGCATGCCCCGGGCCTCCAGCAGGCGCAGCGCGGCGTCCAACCCCTTCTCGGCCCCCGATTGCGGCAAGCACAGGTTGATGCGCTTTTCGGTCATCGCCGCGACCTCCAGCTCAAACAGTTCGGTCAGCTTGGCCCGCGACATCTGCCCGCCGGCTTCCTGCATATGCCAGGCGATCAGCGGCACCGGCAGCACCGGCACCGAGGACGCCACCCGCCCCATAAGCGCTTTGCCCAGGTCTTGCGCCACGTCGTCATGTTGCTCACTCAAGAAGTCACGCAACGACAGCGGCGAGCCATAGGCCACGGCGGCGAAGCCCAAGCGGTGGAACTTGCCAGTGACACGCTGCCAGATATGGCGGCCCACGTAGCGGAACACGGTGGAGATGCGGAACTTGAAACGGGATCGGTTATCCCCGGCCGCAGCCACCAGAACGCGGTCCTCCAGCACCCGGTCGTAATTCAATCCAATGGGGACGAACACAACGTCACGCGACTTTTCCGGATCGAACCCGTCGATGATGTAGCTGATCAGCCCCAGCTTCGGGTCCCCCAGCTCGCCTGTGCGCGACAGCCCGCCTTCGGGGAACACGGCCTGCGCCACGCCTTCCTTGGTCGACAGCTGCACATACCGCGCCAGCACGCGCCTGTACAAAGGGTTCAACGATTTGCGGCGGATGAAATACCCGCCCATCATCTTGATCAACGGCCGCAGCGGCCAGCCCCGGGCCCATTCCCCCACCGCATAGGACAGCGAAGTGTCCTTCGCCGCCAGATAGGTCACCAGCACGTAATCCATGTTGGAGCGGTGGTTGATGATGTAGACCACCGTCGCCTCCGGATCGATTGCCTCGATCTCGTGCTTGTTCTGACGCACGACGCGGACGCGGTACAGCCCGCGCGACAGCCACTTGGCCAGCTTGGTGCCCCAGCCAAAATAAATGGTGGCGCTGAAGGATGGTACAATCTCGCGGGCGTAACGCTCTGCCGTCTCGAACGCCACGTTGTCGGGGATGCCCTGCTTGTCAGCATAGTCATTGACTGCACGGATGACGTCGGGGTCGTAGAGCACGTTTTGGATCATGTCGTGGCGCCGCGCCAGCTTGAAGGGCTGGATCGGGCGCTTCAGGTTCTCGTTCAGCCGCGCCACCACCCGCTCCGCGCGGCGCCGGAAGAACCAGCGCACCGACGGAAACAGCAGATGCGACGCCGCCGTGACCGCCGCCAAAAGCCCCATCAGGATCAGTGCCCAGACGGGCAGTTCTACGGTCTGCAACATGCCATGACGTTGGCAGGGAACGGCGGCGGGGTAAATGGGGCTGCGCATTCCGGCCGCCGTTGTTTTCCGCAAGCCACAACCCCATCTTTGGGGGTATGGCACCCGTCACCATCTCCGCAGGCTTTGCCGAGCATCACCGCAGCGAGGCCACCCGGCTATTCTGGCAGGCCTTCAAGGCCAAGCTGAACCCCGTCATGGGGCCAGAGGCGAAGGCGCAGCGCTTCCTCGCGCGCGTGGCCGACCCGTCGCATGCCATCAGCGCGACGGCCCTTGACGGCACGTTGCTTGGCATCGCCGGTTACAAAACCGCGCAGGGCGCGTTCATCGGCGGCGACTGGGCGGACCTGACTGCGGTCTACGGCACCCTCGGCGCGCTGTGGCGCGCGCCTCTGCTATCCATCCTCGAACGCAACCTTGCGGACGATGTGTTGCTGATGGACGGCATCTTCGTGACCGAGGCCGCCCGCGGCCAAGGCGTCGGCACCCGACTGCTCAACGCCATAAAGGCGGAGGCCGCCTCGCGCGGGCTGTCCCAAACCCGCCTCGACGTGATCGACACCAACCCCCGCGCCCGCGCGCTCTATGAACGCGAGGGGTTTGTCGCAGGTGAACGGCACGACCTTGGCCCGCTGCGCCTCCTGTTCGGCTTTCGCCATGCGACGACGATGATCCATAAGCAGGCCTAAAGGCTCCGAAATTTCTGCATTGCAGCGAATTGACATTGGTATAAAATTCCCCGTATCTACACTCACACGCAAGAAAGTTACCCGACCCGATTCACCGGAGGCCTTATGACCGAGACCAAAAAAGATCGCCCATGGCTGTTTCGGACCTATGCGGGCCACTCCACTGCCAAGGCGTCAAACGCTTTGTACAAGGGCAACCTCGCTAAGGGGCAAACCGGTCTCTCCGTTGCTTTCGACCTGCCCACCCAGACCGGATATGACAGCGACCATGAACTCTCACGCGGCGAGGTCGGCAAGGTCGGCGTCCCCGTGGCGCATTTGGGCGACATGCGCACGCTATTCAGTGAAATCCCGCTCGATCAGATGAACACGTCGATGACGATCAACGCGACCGCGCCTTGGCTCTTGTCGCTCTACATCGCCGTGGCGGAGGAACAGGGCGCGGAAGTCTCCGCCCTGCAGGGCACCGTGCAAAACGACATCATCAAGGAATACCTGTCGCGCGGAACGTATATTTGCCCGCCGCAGCCCTCCTTGCGCATGATCACCGACGTCGCCGCCTACACGCGCGAGCACCTGCCCAAATGGAACCCGATGAACGTCTGTTCCTACCATTTGCAGGAGGCGGGCGCGACGCCGGAACAGGAACTGGCCTTCGCTTTGGCCACGGCAACGGCCGTGCTGGACGACCTACAAAACAAAGTCCCGGCAGAGCATTTCCCCGCCATGGTCGGCCGCATCTCCTTCTTCGTGAACGCGGGCATCCGGTTCGTGACCGAGATGTGCAAAATGCGCGCCTTCGTGGACCTGTGGGACGAGATCACCCGCGAGCGTTATGGCGTCGAGGACCCCAAATTCCGCCGCTTCCGCTACGGGGTGCAAGTCAACTCCCTCGGGCTGACCGAGCAGCAGCCCGAAAACAACGTCTACCGCATCCTTATCGAGATGCTGGCCGTGACACTCTCGAAAAACGCCCGCGCCCGCGCGGTGCAGCTGCCCGCCTGGAACGAGGCCCTCGGCCTGCCCCGCCCATGGGACCAGCAATGGTCGCTCAGGATGCAGCAGATCATGGCGTTCGAAACCGACCTGTTGGAATATGACGACCTGTTCGACGGCAACCCAGCCGTGGACCGCAAGGTCGAGGCCCTGAAAGAAGGCGCCCGCGCGGAACTGGCCACCATCGACGCCATGGGCGGGGCCAATGAGGCCATCGAATACATGAAATCCCGGCTGGTGGAGGCGAACGCCAACCGCATCACCGGCATCGAGGGCGGCGACACCACCGTGGTTGGCGTCAACAAGTTCCAGCAGCATGAAGAAAGCCCGCTCACCGCAGGCGACGAGGCCATAATGGTCGCCGACAAGGACGCTGAAGCCGACCAGATCAACCGCCTCAACCAATGGAAAGCCGACCGCGACGACGCCAAGGTGCAAGACGCGTTGAAAGCGTTGCGGGAGGCGGCCCAGTCTGGCGCCAACATTATGCCCGCCTCCATTCAGGCCGCCAAGGTAGGT is from uncultured Litoreibacter sp. and encodes:
- a CDS encoding GNAT family N-acetyltransferase; the encoded protein is MAPVTISAGFAEHHRSEATRLFWQAFKAKLNPVMGPEAKAQRFLARVADPSHAISATALDGTLLGIAGYKTAQGAFIGGDWADLTAVYGTLGALWRAPLLSILERNLADDVLLMDGIFVTEAARGQGVGTRLLNAIKAEAASRGLSQTRLDVIDTNPRARALYEREGFVAGERHDLGPLRLLFGFRHATTMIHKQA
- a CDS encoding protein meaA, which produces MYTHTQESYPTRFTGGLMTETKKDRPWLFRTYAGHSTAKASNALYKGNLAKGQTGLSVAFDLPTQTGYDSDHELSRGEVGKVGVPVAHLGDMRTLFSEIPLDQMNTSMTINATAPWLLSLYIAVAEEQGAEVSALQGTVQNDIIKEYLSRGTYICPPQPSLRMITDVAAYTREHLPKWNPMNVCSYHLQEAGATPEQELAFALATATAVLDDLQNKVPAEHFPAMVGRISFFVNAGIRFVTEMCKMRAFVDLWDEITRERYGVEDPKFRRFRYGVQVNSLGLTEQQPENNVYRILIEMLAVTLSKNARARAVQLPAWNEALGLPRPWDQQWSLRMQQIMAFETDLLEYDDLFDGNPAVDRKVEALKEGARAELATIDAMGGANEAIEYMKSRLVEANANRITGIEGGDTTVVGVNKFQQHEESPLTAGDEAIMVADKDAEADQINRLNQWKADRDDAKVQDALKALREAAQSGANIMPASIQAAKVGVTTGEWGDMIRTAFGQYRGPTGVSRNPSNRTEGLDEIRQRVDAVSDKLGRRLKFLVGKPGLDGHSNGAEQIAARARDCGMDITYEGIRLTPDEIVAAAQKDEAHVVGLSILSGSHIPLIRDLMAKMNVAGLGHIPVVVGGIIPEEDANRLRAMGVSKVYTPKDFELNVIMNDLVTLVDPQGIAAE